The following proteins come from a genomic window of Streptomyces sp. NBC_01716:
- a CDS encoding GntR family transcriptional regulator, which yields MTVGGLSIRVDSGAPVPPFEQIRAQLADLISVGRLREGDRLPPVRQLASDLGLANNTVVRAYRALESAGLVHGRRGSGTRVAASAPGAADGDVRATLAGHARDFAAAARLLGATDEDALAAIRHALATAEAP from the coding sequence ATGACCGTCGGCGGGCTCAGCATCCGGGTCGATTCCGGCGCACCCGTCCCGCCGTTCGAGCAGATCAGGGCGCAGCTCGCGGATCTGATCTCGGTGGGGCGCCTGCGCGAGGGCGACCGGCTGCCCCCCGTACGGCAACTCGCCTCCGACCTCGGACTCGCCAACAACACCGTCGTCCGCGCCTACCGCGCGCTGGAATCGGCGGGGCTCGTGCACGGCAGACGTGGTTCCGGTACGCGGGTGGCCGCGAGTGCCCCAGGCGCGGCGGACGGCGACGTCAGGGCCACGCTCGCCGGGCACGCCCGTGACTTCGCGGCCGCCGCGCGGCTGCTCGGCGCCACCGACGAGGACGCGCTGGCCGCGATCCGGCACGCGCTCGCGACGGCGGAGGCACCGTGA
- a CDS encoding DUF6879 family protein yields the protein MPEVCAPVLLPERGERLVREAYREDVRERSAVLRDADSWKLERRQHFEEQGSPSRDALRRGDWEESLRLMAERGDTLAAAARKDERQGHVFHRVRLVEEPPTPYLQWELHSLRQQARFGTRVRVVSAESVAAVERSQPLPELVVLGGRTLFNVLYSEAGHPQGAIRFTEPDVVAEWEHYIKSLYESGEEIASYFERVVARLPAPTSLPE from the coding sequence ATGCCTGAGGTGTGTGCGCCCGTTCTCCTGCCGGAGCGGGGTGAGCGACTCGTCCGGGAGGCGTACCGAGAAGACGTCCGCGAGCGCAGCGCCGTACTCCGTGACGCGGACTCCTGGAAGCTGGAGCGCCGCCAGCACTTCGAGGAGCAGGGCAGTCCGAGCCGTGACGCCCTTCGGCGCGGTGACTGGGAGGAGTCCCTGCGGCTCATGGCAGAACGCGGCGACACTCTCGCGGCCGCCGCCCGGAAGGACGAACGCCAGGGGCACGTGTTTCACCGCGTTCGCCTGGTCGAAGAGCCGCCGACCCCTTATCTCCAGTGGGAATTGCACTCGCTTCGGCAACAGGCCCGATTCGGCACGCGCGTACGTGTCGTGAGCGCCGAATCCGTGGCCGCGGTCGAGCGGTCACAGCCACTGCCGGAGCTCGTGGTGCTGGGCGGCCGGACCCTCTTCAACGTCCTCTATTCCGAGGCTGGACATCCACAGGGGGCGATCCGCTTCACGGAGCCCGACGTCGTGGCCGAATGGGAGCACTACATCAAGTCGCTCTACGAGTCGGGCGAGGAGATCGCGTCGTACTTCGAACGGGTCGTGGCCCGTCTCCCCGCCCCGACGAGTCTGCCGGAGTAG
- a CDS encoding maleylpyruvate isomerase family mycothiol-dependent enzyme — MSGLSYDRHRAELATQTCLLRSCVEGADMTVPVPTCPGWTLGQLLRHVGGTHHWAESVVRTRATGPVPEDLVNDVSAYADADPEAMDAWVAEGAAGLADALRAAGPAARVWTPGPGGTTAFWARRMLFEAVVHRADASWAVGAEFTVDDDVAVDGIDEWMGFGTVPEVIEPRPGVPPLLGPGRTLHFRGPGAAPGWLVDLTGDTVVCHRADGPAPGTAAVTVRAPLPDLLLLLYARRSAKPAPIEITGDARLLDLWVERSGFWLRE; from the coding sequence ATGAGTGGGCTGAGCTACGACCGTCACCGCGCCGAACTCGCCACGCAGACCTGCCTGTTGCGGTCCTGCGTCGAAGGCGCGGACATGACGGTCCCCGTGCCCACCTGCCCCGGCTGGACTCTCGGCCAACTGCTGCGGCACGTCGGCGGTACCCACCACTGGGCCGAGTCGGTCGTACGCACCCGCGCGACGGGACCCGTACCGGAAGACCTGGTCAACGACGTCTCCGCCTACGCTGACGCCGACCCCGAGGCGATGGACGCGTGGGTCGCCGAGGGCGCGGCGGGCCTGGCGGACGCGCTGCGCGCCGCCGGACCGGCGGCGCGGGTATGGACGCCGGGGCCGGGCGGAACGACGGCGTTCTGGGCGCGCCGCATGCTCTTCGAGGCCGTGGTTCACCGCGCGGACGCGAGCTGGGCCGTCGGGGCGGAGTTCACGGTCGACGACGACGTCGCCGTCGACGGCATCGACGAGTGGATGGGCTTCGGCACCGTCCCCGAGGTCATCGAGCCCCGCCCCGGAGTCCCCCCGCTGCTCGGCCCCGGCCGCACCCTGCACTTCCGCGGACCGGGCGCGGCACCGGGCTGGCTGGTCGACCTCACGGGGGACACGGTCGTCTGCCACCGCGCGGACGGCCCCGCCCCCGGGACCGCGGCGGTCACGGTCCGCGCCCCCCTGCCCGACCTGCTCCTTCTCCTGTACGCCCGCCGCTCCGCGAAGCCGGCCCCCATCGAGATCACCGGCGACGCACGCCTGCTGGACCTCTGGGTGGAGCGCTCGGGGTTCTGGCTCCGGGAGTGA
- a CDS encoding glycoside hydrolase family 16 protein: MSVAVAGFVGLTTAGTARGDVPPAPGWNLQWSDDFNGGNGAPPSAADWQVDTGHGYPGGPGNWGTGEIQNYTASAENLSLDGNGNLKITPLRDGAGNWTSARVETKRADFKAPAGGTLRIEGRIQMPNVTGAAAAGYWPAFWALGAPYRGNYWNWPAIGEFDIMENVNGINSVWAVLHCGVNPGGPCNETTGLGANRACPGTSCQSAFHTYRFEWDRSSSPNALRWYVDDQLYHTVTQNQLDATTWANMTEHAGYFILLNVAIGGAFPDALGGPTPTPATVPGRPMLVDYVGVWTRGGSGPTDPPTDPPTDPPSGSSQLYARGGGGLGDAAASGANATLTSAGGANRDGTPTNPQVFTSGGITRAYNGGATEFDLLVDAGTTVANGQQVRVSYDRTGDGSWDRTETYHYFATDPAPGFEHYTQARGLKASTGSHGDLVNGKVRIEVWNAIGNGASTLGIGNQSVVRIPYG, translated from the coding sequence ATGTCCGTCGCCGTCGCCGGTTTCGTCGGTCTCACGACCGCCGGTACCGCGCGGGGCGACGTACCGCCCGCGCCCGGCTGGAACCTTCAGTGGAGCGACGACTTCAACGGCGGGAACGGCGCCCCGCCGTCCGCCGCCGACTGGCAGGTCGACACCGGACACGGTTACCCCGGCGGTCCCGGCAACTGGGGCACCGGCGAGATCCAGAACTACACCGCCAGCGCCGAGAATCTGAGCCTCGACGGCAACGGGAATCTGAAGATCACCCCGCTCAGGGACGGCGCGGGCAACTGGACCTCCGCCCGCGTCGAGACCAAGCGCGCCGACTTCAAGGCACCGGCCGGCGGCACCCTGCGTATCGAGGGCCGGATTCAGATGCCGAACGTGACCGGCGCCGCCGCCGCCGGTTACTGGCCCGCCTTCTGGGCGCTGGGCGCGCCCTACCGGGGCAACTACTGGAACTGGCCCGCCATCGGCGAGTTCGACATCATGGAGAACGTCAACGGGATCAACTCGGTCTGGGCGGTGCTGCACTGCGGCGTCAACCCGGGCGGCCCCTGCAACGAGACCACCGGACTCGGCGCCAACCGCGCCTGCCCCGGCACGAGTTGCCAGTCGGCCTTCCATACGTACCGCTTCGAGTGGGACCGCTCCAGCTCGCCCAACGCCCTGCGCTGGTACGTGGACGACCAGCTCTACCACACGGTCACCCAGAACCAGTTGGACGCGACGACCTGGGCCAACATGACCGAGCACGCGGGGTACTTCATCCTGCTCAACGTCGCGATCGGCGGCGCGTTCCCCGACGCGCTCGGCGGGCCGACGCCGACACCGGCCACCGTGCCGGGGCGGCCGATGCTGGTCGACTACGTGGGCGTCTGGACCCGTGGCGGCTCCGGCCCGACGGATCCGCCGACCGATCCCCCGACCGACCCGCCCTCCGGCTCCTCACAGCTCTACGCCCGCGGCGGCGGCGGTCTCGGCGACGCCGCGGCGTCCGGCGCGAACGCCACGCTCACCTCGGCGGGCGGCGCCAACCGTGACGGTACGCCGACCAATCCGCAGGTCTTCACCTCCGGCGGGATCACCCGCGCCTACAACGGCGGGGCGACCGAGTTCGACCTCCTCGTCGACGCCGGTACGACGGTGGCCAACGGCCAGCAGGTCAGGGTGAGTTACGACCGTACGGGGGACGGCAGCTGGGACCGTACGGAGACGTACCACTACTTCGCGACGGACCCCGCACCCGGCTTCGAGCACTACACACAGGCCAGAGGCCTGAAGGCGTCGACGGGTTCGCACGGCGACCTGGTCAACGGCAAGGTGCGGATCGAGGTCTGGAACGCCATCGGCAACGGGGCCAGCACGCTGGGCATCGGCAACCAGTCGGTGGTCCGCATCCCGTACGGCTGA
- a CDS encoding xanthine dehydrogenase family protein molybdopterin-binding subunit yields MSNAVGKPVSRVDGRRKVTGAARYTAEIELPNLVHAAVVGAGIPSGRVLAIDEKRVRDEDGVLAVLTHDNLTRIASQPPLLPSLVGGAAPGETFFPMQDDTVHYAGQPLAIVVADSHERAQYAASLLDITYERADSVTTIEEGRAAAYEAATLFGGLMPGRNERGDVETALAQAPVRVDVDHHYAANHHNTLEPSATTAVWDGERLTLYDSTMGVRATQLTVAQLLGIPIAHIRVITEFVGGGFGGKAMTWPHVTLAAMAAGHVRRPVRLALTRPQTYTSHGHREEQEQRLSIGAAKDGRITAVRHEKLSVTSPFDDWAEPATGVTSQLYTCENYLGVHRLIRGNVMTPTFMRAPGESLGVSTLEVAMDKLAYATGVDPVELRLRNRASVDEHGNPWSSDGLEECLRTGARLFGWERRDPEPRSRREGDWLIGSGMAVAAYPMAFMMPPQQARVRIYADGSAVMQCGTQEFGTGSTTAMTQVAADGLGMDMSDVTFEAGDSDLPNASASVGSMGASMVSAAVHNAAVELRRQLIAMAVADGGSPLHGADPSAVVVQDGRMSLGDGSGAGETYAEMMGRNHLSMTDALGDWTPPPMDTPHGLMTFGAQFAEVAVDPDFGLVRVRRMVGVFAPGRVLNPKLARSQLMGGMLWGMSQALLEGNQMDPRYGRWGAGNLGEYLVPVNADAPDVTVEFVDVTDDVAGPLGVKGVGEIGQVGMAAAMMNAVFHATGRRPESLPMAAELVMDPMDPMGPPGSPA; encoded by the coding sequence ATGAGCAACGCGGTCGGCAAGCCCGTCAGCCGGGTCGACGGCAGGCGGAAGGTCACCGGAGCGGCCCGGTACACCGCCGAGATCGAACTGCCGAACCTGGTCCACGCCGCCGTTGTCGGCGCGGGCATCCCCAGTGGCCGGGTCCTGGCGATCGACGAGAAGCGGGTACGGGACGAGGACGGCGTCCTGGCCGTCCTCACCCACGACAACCTCACCCGAATCGCGTCGCAACCGCCCCTGCTCCCCTCGCTCGTGGGCGGCGCGGCACCCGGTGAGACGTTCTTCCCCATGCAGGACGACACCGTCCACTACGCCGGGCAGCCGCTGGCCATCGTGGTCGCCGACAGCCATGAACGCGCCCAGTACGCCGCCTCGTTGCTCGACATCACCTACGAGCGCGCCGACTCCGTCACCACGATCGAGGAGGGACGGGCGGCGGCGTACGAGGCGGCGACCCTGTTCGGCGGTCTGATGCCGGGCCGGAACGAACGCGGTGACGTCGAGACCGCGCTGGCCCAGGCACCCGTACGGGTCGATGTGGACCACCACTACGCGGCGAACCACCACAACACACTCGAACCCTCCGCCACCACGGCCGTCTGGGACGGCGAGCGGCTGACGCTCTACGACTCGACCATGGGGGTCCGGGCCACCCAGCTCACCGTCGCCCAGCTCCTCGGCATCCCGATCGCCCATATCCGGGTCATCACCGAGTTCGTCGGCGGCGGCTTCGGCGGCAAGGCGATGACCTGGCCGCATGTCACCCTCGCCGCGATGGCGGCCGGGCACGTCCGGCGCCCGGTGCGGCTGGCCCTGACCCGGCCGCAGACCTACACCTCTCACGGACACCGGGAGGAGCAGGAGCAGCGGCTGTCGATCGGGGCGGCGAAGGACGGGAGGATCACCGCCGTACGCCACGAGAAACTCTCGGTCACCTCGCCCTTCGACGACTGGGCCGAGCCCGCGACGGGCGTCACCTCGCAGCTCTACACCTGCGAGAACTACCTCGGTGTGCACCGGCTGATCCGTGGCAACGTCATGACGCCCACCTTCATGCGCGCGCCGGGAGAGTCCCTGGGGGTCTCCACCCTGGAAGTGGCGATGGACAAGCTCGCGTACGCGACGGGGGTGGACCCCGTCGAACTGCGCCTGCGCAACCGCGCGTCCGTGGACGAGCACGGCAACCCCTGGTCCAGCGACGGCCTGGAGGAGTGTCTGCGCACCGGTGCCCGCCTCTTCGGCTGGGAGCGCCGCGACCCCGAGCCGCGCTCGCGGCGCGAGGGCGACTGGCTCATCGGCTCCGGAATGGCCGTGGCCGCCTACCCCATGGCGTTCATGATGCCGCCCCAGCAGGCGCGGGTGCGGATCTACGCCGACGGCAGCGCCGTCATGCAGTGCGGCACCCAGGAGTTCGGCACCGGCAGCACCACGGCGATGACCCAGGTCGCCGCCGACGGGCTGGGCATGGACATGAGCGACGTCACGTTCGAGGCGGGCGACAGCGATCTGCCCAACGCCAGCGCGTCGGTGGGCTCCATGGGCGCCTCCATGGTCAGCGCGGCGGTGCACAACGCGGCGGTCGAGCTGCGCCGCCAGCTGATCGCCATGGCGGTGGCGGACGGCGGCTCCCCGCTGCACGGCGCGGACCCCTCGGCCGTCGTGGTCCAGGACGGCCGGATGAGCCTCGGCGACGGATCGGGCGCCGGCGAGACGTACGCCGAGATGATGGGGCGCAACCATCTGAGCATGACCGACGCGCTCGGCGACTGGACGCCCCCGCCGATGGACACCCCGCATGGGCTGATGACCTTCGGGGCACAGTTCGCCGAGGTGGCCGTCGACCCGGACTTCGGTCTCGTACGCGTACGCAGGATGGTCGGCGTGTTCGCCCCCGGACGGGTGCTCAACCCCAAGCTCGCGCGCAGCCAGCTCATGGGCGGAATGCTCTGGGGGATGAGCCAGGCGCTGCTCGAAGGCAACCAGATGGACCCGCGGTACGGGCGGTGGGGGGCCGGCAATCTCGGTGAGTACCTCGTACCCGTCAACGCCGACGCCCCCGACGTCACCGTCGAGTTCGTCGATGTCACCGACGACGTCGCGGGCCCGCTCGGCGTCAAGGGCGTTGGCGAGATCGGCCAGGTCGGCATGGCGGCGGCGATGATGAACGCCGTCTTCCACGCGACCGGACGCCGCCCGGAGTCACTGCCGATGGCCGCCGAGCTGGTGATGGACCCGATGGATCCGATGGGCCCCCCTGGCTCACCCGCATGA
- a CDS encoding FAD binding domain-containing protein, which translates to MRPLSYTRASTVDEAIATVGADSASAFLAGGTTEIDLIRLGVTRPDALVDINSLALKEIDFTPGTGLRIGALARMTDVARSADVVRRFPMISQALLLGASEQLRNMASMGGNLCQRTRCSYFRDGVSPCNKREPGSGCSAMDGLNRLHAVLGTSDDCVATHPSDVGVALVALDAVVHTLGPSGARGIPIDDFYLLPGSTPEVEHPLERGELIVAIEVPPTPIAERSLYLKLRDRQSYEFALVSVAAAVDVRDGRVAGVRLALGGVGTKPWRARRAEAALTGGPATTEAFAEAAALEMAPASPRKDNAFKIPMARRAMVRALEQVVNGDAR; encoded by the coding sequence ATGCGACCTCTCAGCTATACGCGTGCGAGTACCGTGGACGAGGCGATCGCCACCGTCGGCGCCGATTCCGCCAGCGCTTTCCTCGCCGGCGGCACCACGGAGATCGACCTCATCCGGCTCGGAGTGACCCGCCCGGACGCGCTGGTCGACATCAACTCCCTTGCCCTGAAGGAGATCGACTTCACGCCCGGCACCGGGCTGCGGATCGGGGCCCTCGCGAGAATGACGGACGTCGCGCGCTCCGCCGACGTCGTACGGCGCTTCCCGATGATCTCGCAGGCGCTTCTCCTGGGCGCATCCGAGCAGCTGCGCAACATGGCCTCCATGGGCGGAAACCTCTGCCAGCGCACCCGCTGCTCCTACTTCCGCGACGGTGTCTCCCCCTGCAACAAACGCGAGCCGGGGAGCGGCTGTTCGGCCATGGACGGCCTCAACCGCCTGCACGCGGTGCTCGGTACCAGTGACGACTGCGTCGCCACCCACCCATCCGACGTCGGCGTCGCGCTCGTCGCACTCGACGCGGTCGTCCACACACTCGGCCCGTCCGGCGCGCGCGGTATCCCCATCGACGACTTCTACCTGCTCCCGGGGAGCACGCCCGAGGTGGAACACCCCCTGGAACGCGGGGAACTCATCGTGGCGATCGAGGTACCGCCGACACCGATCGCCGAGCGCTCCCTGTATCTGAAGCTCCGCGACCGGCAGTCCTACGAGTTCGCCCTGGTCTCCGTCGCGGCGGCCGTCGATGTACGGGACGGCCGGGTCGCCGGCGTACGCCTCGCTCTCGGCGGTGTCGGTACGAAACCGTGGCGGGCCCGGCGCGCGGAAGCCGCCCTGACCGGCGGTCCGGCGACCACCGAGGCGTTCGCGGAGGCCGCCGCGCTTGAGATGGCACCCGCGAGTCCGCGCAAGGACAACGCGTTCAAAATCCCCATGGCGCGGCGGGCGATGGTGCGCGCGCTGGAGCAGGTCGTGAACGGAGACGCACGATGA
- a CDS encoding (2Fe-2S)-binding protein, with protein sequence MKVNGEIHEIELEPRVSLLDALREHLSLTGTKKGCDQGTCGACTVWVDDRRVLACLTLAVACEDHEVSTVEGLADGGDLHPLQSAFIERDAFQCGYCTSGQLMSAVALLKEGNATTDEEIAEHMSGNLCRCAAYPNIRAAVRDIRDADPATSGRA encoded by the coding sequence ATGAAAGTCAACGGCGAGATTCACGAGATCGAACTGGAACCCCGCGTCAGCCTCCTGGACGCCCTGCGCGAACATCTGAGTCTCACCGGCACCAAGAAAGGATGCGACCAGGGAACCTGCGGCGCCTGCACGGTCTGGGTGGACGACCGGCGGGTGCTCGCCTGTCTGACGCTGGCGGTGGCCTGTGAGGACCACGAGGTCAGCACGGTCGAGGGCCTCGCCGACGGCGGCGATCTGCACCCCCTCCAGAGCGCGTTCATCGAGCGTGACGCTTTCCAGTGCGGCTACTGCACATCGGGACAGCTCATGTCGGCGGTGGCCCTGCTCAAAGAGGGAAACGCGACGACGGACGAGGAAATCGCCGAACACATGAGTGGCAATCTCTGCCGCTGCGCCGCCTATCCGAATATCCGGGCGGCGGTTCGCGATATCCGCGACGCCGACCCCGCGACGAGTGGGCGGGCCTGA
- a CDS encoding cation:dicarboxylate symporter family transporter — MAATRDRTHYLYLAVIVAVILGITVGFAAPGVAVELKPIGTGFVNLIKMMISPIIFCTIVLGVGSVRKAAKVGAVGGLALGYFMVMSTVALAIGLVVGNILEPGSGLHITQATADAGAAQVDGDAETTAEFLVGIIPTTLVSAFTEGEVLQTLLVALLAGFALQAMGSTGEPILRGIGHIQRLVFRILAMIMWAAPVGAFGAIAAVVGETGMDALKSLAVIMVGFYITCALFVFVILGALLKVITGINLFSLLKYLAREFLLILSTSSSESALPRLIAKMEHLGVSKPVVGITVPTGYSFNLDGTAIYLTMASLFIAEAMGDPLSIGEQIGLLIFMIIASKGAAGVTGAGLATLAGGLQSHRPELVDGVGLIVGIDRFMSEARALTNFAGNAVATVLVGTWTKEIDRARVDEVLSGRIPFDEKMLVDDHGAHGGDGDGPSLTKESDGAADGSSAVPEARDADGTPAKV; from the coding sequence GTGGCCGCTACTCGGGACCGTACCCATTATCTGTATCTGGCCGTGATCGTCGCAGTGATTCTCGGAATCACCGTCGGTTTCGCCGCCCCGGGGGTGGCCGTCGAGCTGAAGCCCATCGGGACCGGCTTCGTCAACCTCATCAAGATGATGATCTCCCCGATCATCTTCTGCACCATCGTGCTGGGCGTCGGATCCGTCCGCAAGGCAGCCAAGGTCGGCGCCGTCGGCGGTCTGGCCCTCGGCTACTTCATGGTCATGTCGACCGTCGCGCTGGCCATCGGCCTCGTCGTCGGCAACATCCTGGAGCCCGGTTCCGGGCTGCACATCACCCAGGCCACGGCCGACGCCGGCGCGGCGCAGGTCGACGGCGACGCCGAGACCACCGCGGAGTTCCTGGTCGGCATCATCCCGACCACGCTCGTCTCCGCCTTCACCGAGGGCGAGGTGCTCCAGACGCTGCTCGTCGCGCTGCTGGCGGGCTTCGCGCTCCAGGCGATGGGCTCCACCGGCGAGCCGATCCTGCGCGGCATCGGGCACATCCAGCGCCTGGTCTTCCGCATCCTCGCGATGATCATGTGGGCGGCCCCGGTCGGTGCCTTCGGCGCCATCGCGGCGGTGGTCGGCGAGACCGGCATGGACGCGCTGAAGTCGCTCGCGGTCATCATGGTCGGCTTCTACATCACCTGCGCGCTCTTCGTCTTCGTCATCCTCGGCGCGCTGCTCAAGGTGATCACCGGCATCAACCTCTTCTCGCTGCTGAAGTACCTGGCGCGCGAGTTCCTGCTGATCCTCTCCACCTCGTCGTCCGAGTCGGCGCTGCCGCGGCTGATCGCGAAGATGGAGCACCTGGGCGTCAGCAAGCCCGTCGTCGGTATCACCGTGCCGACGGGCTACTCCTTCAACCTCGACGGCACGGCCATCTACCTCACGATGGCGTCGCTCTTCATCGCCGAGGCGATGGGCGACCCGCTCTCCATCGGTGAGCAGATCGGCCTCCTGATCTTCATGATCATCGCGTCGAAGGGCGCGGCGGGTGTCACCGGCGCGGGTCTCGCGACCTTGGCGGGCGGCCTTCAGTCGCACCGTCCCGAACTGGTCGACGGCGTCGGCCTGATCGTCGGCATCGACCGCTTCATGAGCGAGGCGCGCGCCCTGACGAACTTCGCGGGCAACGCCGTCGCCACGGTCCTCGTCGGTACGTGGACGAAGGAGATCGACCGGGCCAGGGTGGACGAGGTGCTGTCCGGCCGCATCCCGTTCGACGAGAAGATGCTGGTCGACGACCACGGGGCGCACGGTGGCGACGGCGACGGGCCGAGCCTCACGAAGGAGTCCGACGGCGCGGCCGACGGATCCTCCGCCGTACCGGAGGCGCGTGACGCGGACGGGACGCCGGCGAAGGTCTGA
- a CDS encoding sensor histidine kinase: protein MQLPRPRSLAGQLFAMQVVLVAAVVAGCALFAYFTDRAQAEETAKRQVTATARAMADSPSVREAIRSDDPSATLQPYAERVRIDTGVDFVTIMKPDGTRWTHPDPQLIGLPFIGTTEPALLGKTFTETYTGTLGPSTRAVTPIEDDGRITGLISVGITVDRISSQLEEQVKVLALAAGGALALGGVGTYVINARLRRHTHGMNAAELSRMHDYHEAALHAVREGLLMLDGRRRIALINDGGQELLGLDDRAVGRNIDELGLPAPLVGALLASEPRVDEVHMTADRIVVVSTRPVIGGERRGTVATLRDHTEIQALSGELDSERGFTHALRSQAHEAANRLHTVVSLIEMGRVEEAVEFATAELELAQVLTDRVVGAVAEPVLAALLLGKAAQANERGVELVLAGDSRIDDGVLPPSLAARDLVTVLGNLIDNGVDAAQGTDGARVTVTALAGDGELLLRVRDTGPGVAPGDIEEVFRRGWSTRGAGRGLGLALVRQAVHRAHGTVELTPGRDGGAEFTVRLPLGARDGAVPGLAGPRPDARDTTDASAAEPMAGASADGGKKGGS from the coding sequence ATGCAGCTACCCCGTCCCCGCAGCCTCGCGGGCCAGCTCTTCGCGATGCAGGTCGTGCTGGTCGCGGCTGTCGTGGCCGGATGCGCGCTGTTCGCGTACTTCACGGACCGGGCGCAGGCCGAGGAGACCGCCAAGCGCCAGGTGACGGCCACGGCGCGGGCGATGGCCGACTCCCCGTCCGTACGGGAGGCCATCAGGTCCGACGATCCCTCGGCCACGCTCCAGCCCTACGCGGAGCGTGTGCGGATCGACACGGGCGTCGACTTCGTCACGATCATGAAGCCGGACGGGACGCGCTGGACGCATCCGGATCCCCAGCTGATCGGGCTGCCCTTCATCGGCACGACCGAGCCCGCGCTGCTCGGCAAGACCTTCACCGAGACGTACACGGGGACCCTCGGGCCCTCGACCCGGGCGGTGACCCCGATCGAGGACGACGGGCGCATCACGGGGCTGATCAGCGTCGGCATCACCGTCGACCGGATCTCCAGCCAGCTGGAGGAGCAGGTGAAGGTCCTGGCGCTGGCGGCCGGGGGCGCCCTCGCGCTGGGCGGTGTGGGCACGTACGTGATCAACGCGCGGCTGCGCCGCCACACCCACGGGATGAACGCGGCCGAGCTGAGCCGGATGCACGACTACCACGAGGCCGCGCTGCACGCCGTGCGCGAGGGTCTGCTCATGCTGGACGGACGGCGCAGGATCGCGCTGATCAACGACGGCGGGCAGGAGCTCCTCGGTCTGGACGACAGAGCCGTGGGCCGCAACATCGACGAGCTCGGGCTGCCCGCCCCGCTCGTCGGGGCGCTCCTCGCCTCCGAGCCGCGCGTGGACGAGGTCCATATGACGGCCGACCGGATCGTCGTCGTCAGTACCCGTCCGGTGATCGGCGGCGAGCGGCGCGGTACGGTCGCCACGCTCCGGGACCACACCGAAATCCAGGCACTGTCGGGCGAGTTGGACTCGGAGCGCGGTTTCACCCACGCTCTTCGCTCGCAGGCGCACGAGGCGGCGAACCGGCTGCACACGGTCGTGTCGCTGATCGAGATGGGGCGGGTGGAGGAGGCGGTGGAGTTCGCCACGGCGGAGCTGGAGCTGGCGCAGGTGCTCACGGACCGGGTGGTCGGCGCGGTGGCCGAACCGGTGCTGGCGGCGCTGCTGCTCGGCAAGGCGGCGCAGGCGAACGAACGCGGCGTGGAGCTGGTGCTCGCCGGGGACAGCCGTATCGACGACGGGGTGCTGCCGCCGTCGCTGGCCGCCCGCGATCTGGTGACCGTGCTCGGCAATCTGATCGACAACGGGGTGGACGCGGCGCAGGGCACGGACGGCGCGCGGGTCACCGTCACCGCGCTGGCCGGGGACGGTGAGCTGCTGCTGCGGGTACGGGACACGGGGCCGGGCGTCGCGCCCGGTGACATCGAGGAGGTGTTCCGGCGCGGCTGGTCGACCAGGGGCGCGGGACGCGGACTCGGGCTGGCGCTCGTACGCCAGGCGGTGCACCGGGCGCACGGCACGGTGGAGCTGACACCGGGGCGGGACGGCGGGGCGGAGTTCACGGTACGGCTGCCGCTGGGCGCACGTGACGGGGCGGTTCCGGGCCTTGCGGGCCCCCGTCCAGACGCGCGTGACACGACGGACGCGAGCGCGGCGGAGCCGATGGCCGGCGCCTCGGCCGACGGCGGGAAGAAGGGCGGATCATGA